The following proteins come from a genomic window of Aquimarina sp. MAR_2010_214:
- a CDS encoding molybdenum cofactor biosynthesis protein MoaE, translated as MEKKKPKNVFVQGAISSEFIGTSIAKHQTKTSIGAHNIFLGQVRADEIDGKTVTAIDYTTYEEMANQKFNDIREATFEKFDLTCMHIYHSLGTVNAGEICLFVFVSSPRRKVVFKALEYVVEAIKADVPVFGKEIFEDQTHQWKQNS; from the coding sequence ATGGAAAAAAAGAAACCAAAAAATGTATTTGTGCAAGGTGCTATTTCGTCAGAATTTATAGGAACATCTATTGCAAAACATCAAACTAAAACCAGTATAGGAGCTCATAACATTTTTTTGGGACAGGTTCGCGCAGATGAAATTGATGGCAAGACAGTTACGGCTATTGACTATACTACTTATGAGGAAATGGCGAATCAAAAATTTAACGATATACGAGAAGCCACTTTTGAAAAATTTGACCTTACCTGTATGCATATTTATCACAGTTTAGGAACCGTAAATGCCGGGGAGATTTGTCTTTTTGTGTTTGTGTCTTCCCCAAGAAGAAAAGTAGTTTTTAAAGCCCTAGAATATGTGGTTGAAGCTATTAAAGCAGATGTTCCCGTTTTTGGAAAAGAGATTTTTGAAGATCAAACGCATCAATGGAAACAGAATAGTTAG
- a CDS encoding universal stress protein, whose protein sequence is MKNILLPTDFSDNARNAIHYALEFFKNELCTFHLLNVQKASHYTTDDLMAAPANTTIHQSVISDVKKKLNQMVEELTDQYSNENYTFNTITDYDVFTDAIRQAVKSKNIDIIIMGTNGATGASEVVFGSNTLNVIRKIDCPLVAIPQGCKFKVPKTILYAIDYWDHFNTEGIEPLMDTIIKHKSSLRVLKIKEDDTITVADFDDKKHMKKFFKEINHTFHSIINVPTALAINSFVQIMDVDMTAMFIKRETFLDRFFKGSETSKISYGTRVPLLIMHSQ, encoded by the coding sequence ATGAAAAATATCCTTCTCCCTACTGACTTTTCAGACAATGCTCGAAACGCTATACATTATGCTCTAGAATTTTTCAAAAACGAGCTCTGTACTTTTCACCTCTTAAATGTACAAAAAGCATCTCATTATACTACAGATGATTTGATGGCTGCCCCAGCTAATACAACAATCCACCAGTCAGTGATCAGCGATGTTAAAAAGAAGCTAAACCAAATGGTCGAAGAACTAACCGACCAGTATTCTAACGAAAATTATACATTTAATACAATTACTGATTATGATGTTTTTACTGATGCTATACGTCAAGCCGTAAAATCAAAGAATATCGATATAATCATTATGGGAACAAATGGTGCTACAGGTGCATCAGAAGTTGTGTTTGGAAGTAATACACTTAATGTAATTCGTAAAATAGATTGCCCTTTGGTCGCAATCCCCCAAGGATGTAAATTTAAAGTCCCAAAAACTATTTTATATGCTATAGATTACTGGGATCATTTTAATACAGAAGGTATCGAACCTTTAATGGATACTATCATAAAACATAAATCTTCTTTACGAGTTCTTAAAATTAAAGAGGATGATACTATTACTGTAGCCGATTTTGATGATAAAAAGCATATGAAGAAGTTTTTTAAAGAAATAAATCATACCTTTCATTCTATTATCAATGTGCCTACTGCTTTGGCTATAAACAGTTTTGTACAAATCATGGATGTTGATATGACCGCTATGTTTATCAAAAGAGAAACATTTTTAGATCGGTTTTTTAAGGGATCTGAGACTTCTAAAATAAGTTATGGAACAAGAGTACCTCTTTTGATTATGCATAGTCAATAA
- a CDS encoding Crp/Fnr family transcriptional regulator translates to MIKEIKNKYGHLFEDELLEEINQVGTFKEIPEGFELIKPGSYIKFMPLIISGAIKILRGDSDGDELLLYFLEQGDTCAMTLSCCLGYHKSEIKAIAETDAKLVMIPIEKMEEWTTKYKSWRNFIFNSYHKRLIETIETIDSIAFLKMDDRLLKYLRDKTKISHTKIINTTHQQIAYDLHTSRVVISRLLKKLEKEGIVKLNRNNVEVVSV, encoded by the coding sequence ATGATTAAAGAAATAAAAAATAAGTACGGTCACCTTTTTGAAGATGAATTACTTGAAGAAATTAATCAGGTAGGAACGTTTAAAGAAATTCCTGAAGGGTTTGAACTTATTAAACCCGGAAGCTATATTAAATTCATGCCTTTGATTATTAGTGGAGCCATAAAGATACTTAGGGGAGATAGTGATGGCGACGAATTGTTATTATATTTTTTAGAACAAGGGGATACTTGTGCCATGACATTATCTTGTTGTCTGGGATATCATAAAAGCGAAATTAAAGCTATTGCAGAAACAGATGCTAAACTGGTAATGATTCCTATTGAAAAAATGGAAGAATGGACAACCAAGTATAAGTCCTGGAGGAATTTTATTTTTAATAGTTATCATAAACGACTGATAGAAACCATTGAGACTATAGACAGTATTGCTTTTCTAAAAATGGATGATCGATTGTTAAAATATCTAAGAGATAAAACCAAAATCAGCCATACCAAAATTATCAATACTACGCATCAGCAAATCGCATATGATCTGCATACTTCACGAGTAGTAATCTCAAGATTGCTCAAAAAACTTGAAAAAGAAGGTATTGTTAAACTAAACAGAAACAATGTAGAAGTTGTATCAGTTTAA
- the moaCB gene encoding bifunctional molybdenum cofactor biosynthesis protein MoaC/MoaB: protein MVDITHKTSTLRIATAQAIVKVSKPETIEAIEQGTVPKGDVFAMSKAAGLLGVKKTPDLLPDCHPLPIEYTGIEYTIEGLEITVLVTIKTIYKTGVEVEAMHGASVVALNMYDMLKPIDKGVEIHHIKLLNKKGGKSDYKDKFRRDLKAAVIVCSDTISEGKKEDKAGKAIIAKLEKCDVDILDYVIIPDETEIIQENAKQYQQQGADLIIYTGGTGLSKRDVTPDALKPLLDRTIPGIEEAVRKYGQDRMPYSMLSRSVAGTIKNTLVLALPGSTNGAKESMDAIFPEVLHVFRILKGARHD from the coding sequence ATGGTAGACATCACTCATAAAACATCTACATTAAGAATTGCAACAGCTCAAGCAATTGTAAAGGTTAGTAAACCAGAAACCATAGAGGCTATAGAACAAGGCACCGTTCCCAAGGGGGACGTATTTGCAATGAGTAAAGCTGCAGGATTACTTGGTGTGAAAAAAACTCCGGATTTACTGCCTGATTGCCACCCATTACCTATAGAATATACTGGAATTGAGTATACCATTGAAGGGCTAGAAATTACCGTTTTGGTTACTATAAAAACAATTTATAAAACTGGTGTAGAGGTAGAAGCAATGCACGGAGCAAGTGTTGTTGCTCTAAATATGTATGATATGCTGAAACCTATTGATAAAGGTGTCGAAATTCATCATATCAAATTGCTCAATAAAAAAGGGGGGAAATCTGATTATAAGGATAAATTTAGAAGAGATCTTAAAGCTGCGGTTATTGTTTGTTCTGATACTATTTCTGAAGGTAAGAAAGAAGATAAAGCTGGTAAAGCCATCATCGCTAAATTAGAAAAATGCGACGTTGATATTTTAGATTATGTAATCATCCCCGATGAAACTGAAATCATACAGGAAAATGCAAAACAGTATCAACAGCAAGGAGCGGATCTCATTATTTATACCGGAGGCACCGGCCTCTCTAAACGAGATGTTACCCCAGATGCATTAAAACCACTTTTAGATCGAACCATCCCTGGTATCGAAGAGGCCGTACGTAAATATGGACAAGATCGTATGCCCTACTCTATGTTATCTAGAAGCGTAGCAGGAACAATTAAAAATACCCTTGTATTGGCATTACCAGGATCTACTAACGGAGCAAAAGAATCTATGGATGCTATTTTTCCTGAAGTACTACATGTATTTAGAATTTTAAAAGGAGCGAGACATGACTAA
- the glp gene encoding gephyrin-like molybdotransferase Glp: MIAVEKALELINNNIKKTDVITTTSISKALGYVLAKDVMSPINMPPFRQSAMDGYALGSTEERKFDLIGEVKAGDDTDPNLEQGKAIRIFTGAPVPSGAKAVIMQEKIEIHDNQVVLQEVVSPNANIRPLGEQIKKEDVALSEGTTITAAGIGYLASLGITHVNVYQKPAVAIIATGNELVPPGQTLKYGQIYESNSIMLSMALNKIGCTDISYFKVEDEYDITLSLLENTIAHYDVVLISGGISVGDYDFVGKALRALDVEEVFYKVKQKPGKPLYFAKKQGTTIFALPGNPASSLSCFYIYVLPALLKISGYEDYSLRRTTAISNLKYVKKGQRAEFLKAYTEEEKVTILDGQASSMLRSFALANALVYLPEDVTEVNIGDMVQVINLP, translated from the coding sequence ATGATAGCTGTAGAAAAAGCCCTGGAACTCATCAATAATAACATCAAAAAAACAGATGTTATCACTACAACATCTATATCAAAAGCATTGGGATATGTACTGGCAAAAGATGTTATGTCTCCTATCAATATGCCCCCTTTTAGACAATCTGCAATGGATGGATATGCTTTGGGATCTACCGAAGAGAGAAAATTTGACCTCATCGGCGAAGTAAAAGCCGGGGATGATACTGATCCTAATCTCGAACAAGGTAAAGCGATTAGAATTTTTACGGGCGCCCCTGTGCCATCAGGAGCAAAGGCTGTTATCATGCAAGAAAAAATAGAAATACATGATAATCAGGTAGTATTACAAGAAGTTGTATCACCTAATGCTAATATTCGTCCTCTTGGTGAGCAAATAAAGAAAGAAGATGTTGCACTCTCTGAAGGAACTACAATCACTGCTGCCGGTATAGGATATCTTGCATCTTTGGGAATCACCCATGTAAATGTGTATCAAAAACCCGCTGTAGCAATCATCGCTACAGGAAATGAATTAGTACCACCAGGGCAAACCCTTAAATATGGACAAATCTATGAGAGTAATTCTATCATGTTATCAATGGCTCTTAATAAAATAGGTTGTACTGATATTTCTTATTTTAAAGTAGAAGACGAATATGACATCACCCTTTCTCTTTTAGAAAATACAATAGCACATTATGATGTCGTTTTAATTTCTGGCGGAATATCTGTTGGAGATTACGATTTTGTAGGTAAGGCATTAAGAGCATTAGATGTAGAAGAGGTTTTTTATAAAGTAAAGCAAAAACCAGGAAAGCCACTCTACTTCGCCAAAAAACAAGGCACAACCATATTTGCATTACCCGGTAACCCTGCTTCTTCACTAAGTTGTTTCTATATCTATGTACTGCCTGCATTGCTTAAAATATCAGGATATGAAGACTACAGTTTAAGACGAACTACTGCTATTTCTAATCTCAAATATGTAAAAAAAGGCCAAAGAGCTGAGTTTTTAAAAGCATATACTGAAGAGGAAAAAGTAACTATCCTAGATGGGCAGGCATCTTCTATGTTACGATCTTTTGCTCTGGCCAATGCTCTGGTTTATCTTCCCGAAGATGTAACAGAAGTTAATATTGGTGATATGGTACAAGTAATTAATTTGCCATAG
- a CDS encoding molybdenum cofactor guanylyltransferase, whose product MNDPKNITGIILAGGKSSRMGREKGLILLDGKPFIQHSIDALQPLVNTIIIVSSNSDYDVFGVDRVEDIIAESGPLAGLHSGLMHSKTDYNLVVSCDAPLITTEFLKKLLYYKKEDYDIVQFEAEGKSIPLIALYKKRCAYQCQKLLANGERRLRKLVSAVKTKTITVLEKERVLVTNINTVEDLKTITNAIDY is encoded by the coding sequence ATGAATGACCCAAAAAATATAACAGGAATTATTCTTGCCGGAGGAAAGAGTTCTCGAATGGGAAGAGAAAAAGGATTGATTCTACTCGACGGCAAACCTTTTATTCAACATAGTATTGATGCATTACAACCGTTAGTCAATACAATAATTATCGTTAGTAGTAATTCTGATTATGACGTTTTTGGGGTGGATAGAGTTGAAGATATCATAGCCGAATCTGGGCCGTTGGCAGGGTTACATTCTGGATTAATGCACAGTAAAACAGATTATAATTTGGTCGTAAGCTGTGATGCTCCATTAATTACGACTGAATTTTTAAAAAAACTACTGTATTATAAAAAAGAAGATTATGATATCGTTCAATTTGAAGCCGAAGGAAAAAGTATTCCATTAATCGCATTATATAAAAAACGATGTGCATATCAATGCCAGAAATTACTTGCTAATGGAGAGCGACGTTTACGTAAACTCGTTTCCGCAGTAAAAACAAAAACCATTACAGTACTTGAAAAAGAACGCGTTTTGGTAACCAATATAAATACCGTTGAGGATTTAAAAACAATTACAAATGCAATTGACTATTAA
- the cls gene encoding cardiolipin synthase, producing the protein MLLYIATTLYILLGFFIVIRLLLNGMRPTKTLAWLLTIFTIPVGGIFLYLMLGRNRRKNKLFRLKHTPKVTSYITKALNQYSSITKEEHAEHHKIISLITKNSHFAPCTGNDVKLLKNGEATFQAIFDALERAEHFIHLEYYIFEEGKLTSDLFDLFQKKVKNGVKIRVLYDGIGSMSLSKKYIKKLQNIGVEIHKFLPIKFGKFLSSINYRNHRKIIVIDGKVAFTGGINVSDKYVKGDANLGVWHDMHLQLKGPVVHSLQAIFAMDWYMISINDEILETSYFHRYEKIEGSTVQIVHSGPDSDFSATQQMYFSIINEAKDYIYITNPYIIPGESILDALKVASMSGVDVSVLLSEKSDNVIVKWCIRSYFEDLLQAGVKIYLFSEGFLHSKTIVADNTISSVGTTNLDVRSFEQNYEVNAVIYDDNFAIELRDDFLNDIKNSKQLDFNTFIQRPWIEKLKEGFAKIFSPVL; encoded by the coding sequence ATGTTATTATATATTGCTACAACGCTTTATATCTTACTAGGATTTTTTATTGTCATTCGATTGCTTTTAAACGGAATGCGTCCTACAAAAACACTGGCTTGGCTCCTTACTATTTTCACTATTCCTGTTGGTGGTATCTTTTTGTACTTAATGCTTGGTAGAAATCGTAGAAAAAACAAATTATTTAGACTAAAACACACCCCAAAAGTAACTTCATACATTACAAAAGCACTAAATCAATATTCCTCAATAACAAAAGAAGAACATGCAGAACACCACAAAATCATTTCTTTAATTACTAAAAACTCTCACTTTGCTCCCTGTACAGGAAATGACGTGAAATTGCTTAAAAATGGCGAAGCTACTTTTCAGGCTATATTTGACGCTTTAGAACGCGCAGAGCATTTTATCCATTTAGAATATTACATTTTTGAAGAAGGCAAATTAACCTCTGATCTATTTGATCTTTTTCAAAAAAAAGTAAAAAACGGAGTAAAAATACGTGTATTGTATGATGGTATAGGTAGTATGTCTTTAAGTAAAAAATACATTAAGAAGCTTCAAAATATCGGAGTTGAAATCCACAAATTCTTACCTATAAAATTTGGTAAGTTTTTATCCTCGATAAACTATAGAAACCATCGTAAAATCATTGTAATAGACGGCAAAGTTGCATTTACAGGGGGCATCAATGTATCTGATAAATACGTAAAAGGCGATGCTAATCTAGGAGTTTGGCATGATATGCATTTACAACTCAAAGGCCCTGTTGTTCATAGCCTCCAGGCTATTTTTGCAATGGATTGGTATATGATTAGTATTAATGATGAAATCTTGGAAACATCATATTTTCATAGATATGAAAAAATAGAAGGATCTACAGTTCAAATTGTACATAGCGGGCCAGACTCTGACTTTTCGGCAACCCAACAGATGTATTTCTCGATAATCAATGAAGCTAAAGACTATATCTATATCACGAATCCTTATATCATTCCTGGAGAATCCATTCTGGACGCACTAAAAGTGGCATCAATGAGCGGAGTTGATGTAAGCGTATTACTTTCAGAAAAATCAGATAATGTTATAGTCAAATGGTGTATTCGATCTTATTTTGAAGACCTGCTACAGGCTGGGGTAAAGATATACCTATTCTCAGAAGGGTTTTTACACAGTAAAACCATTGTAGCCGACAATACCATATCCTCTGTAGGGACAACTAATCTCGATGTTAGAAGTTTTGAACAAAACTATGAGGTGAATGCGGTCATCTATGATGATAACTTTGCGATAGAATTAAGAGATGATTTTTTAAACGATATTAAAAACAGTAAACAATTAGATTTTAATACATTTATACAACGTCCCTGGATTGAAAAATTAAAAGAAGGTTTTGCAAAAATCTTTAGTCCGGTTTTGTAA
- a CDS encoding MoaD/ThiS family protein — translation MQLTIKYFGMLAEATTINEEYLQTEVCSVSQLVKKLKNQYPKLDTTDFKVAIDQQLVDQSHIINSEVEVALLPPFAGG, via the coding sequence ATGCAATTGACTATTAAATATTTTGGTATGTTGGCCGAGGCCACAACAATTAATGAAGAATACCTGCAAACTGAGGTTTGTTCGGTTTCTCAATTAGTAAAAAAGCTAAAAAACCAATATCCGAAATTAGATACTACTGATTTCAAAGTGGCTATTGACCAACAATTAGTTGACCAAAGTCATATTATTAACTCAGAAGTAGAAGTAGCTTTGCTGCCGCCATTCGCTGGTGGGTAA
- a CDS encoding patatin-like phospholipase family protein — protein sequence MKTSKKIGLVLSGGGFKGIAHIGVIHALEEAGMTADFVSGTSAGAIVGSLYAGGYSTEEIKNFFTKTSLFKFNRFSRKKAGFLDSEKFYDDLLTYFPENSFESLNKKLFVTATNLIEGTTQVFNTGELIKPLLASAAFPGVFTPVTIDNELYADGGILDNFPVSPLKKHCDLIIGVDVSPIKKPKITDFKHSYNVMQRAYYLRAMPNAEAKFNLCDIIVQPKKLVNHGIFSSSSLDKVYDLGYQEAKLQLESFLKNRKND from the coding sequence ATGAAAACATCAAAAAAAATAGGATTAGTCCTCTCTGGAGGAGGGTTTAAAGGTATTGCACATATTGGTGTGATACATGCTCTGGAAGAAGCCGGAATGACTGCTGATTTTGTTTCGGGAACAAGTGCAGGAGCCATTGTAGGATCTTTATATGCCGGGGGATATTCTACCGAGGAAATAAAAAACTTTTTTACAAAAACATCGCTATTCAAGTTTAATCGGTTCTCTAGAAAAAAAGCCGGATTCTTAGATTCTGAAAAATTTTATGATGATCTGCTTACTTATTTTCCAGAAAATTCTTTCGAATCCTTGAACAAAAAACTATTTGTTACAGCGACTAATCTTATAGAAGGAACAACACAAGTGTTTAATACAGGAGAATTGATTAAACCTTTATTAGCTTCTGCTGCATTTCCGGGTGTTTTTACTCCAGTAACAATCGACAATGAACTATATGCCGATGGAGGTATTCTGGATAATTTCCCTGTATCTCCACTCAAAAAACATTGTGATCTAATTATTGGTGTAGATGTATCCCCAATTAAAAAACCAAAAATCACCGATTTTAAACATTCCTACAATGTTATGCAACGAGCATATTATCTTAGAGCTATGCCAAATGCCGAAGCTAAATTTAATCTCTGTGACATTATAGTGCAACCAAAAAAACTGGTTAATCATGGTATCTTTAGCAGTAGTAGTTTAGACAAAGTATATGATCTGGGATATCAGGAAGCAAAATTACAATTAGAATCATTTTTAAAAAACAGGAAGAATGATTAA
- the moeB gene encoding HesA/MoeB/ThiF family protein, which translates to MNSIHSRYHRQIILPEIGTAGQEKLNTSKVLVIGAGGLGCPVLQYLTAAGVGTIGIVDYDTVDISNLHRQILYGTSSLGTNKAVAAKQRLTDLNSTLTINTYTEKLTPKNAISLFSEYDIIVDGTDNFSTRYLVNDACIITGKPLVYGAIFKYEGQVSVFNYQNGPSYRCLFPEPPKAGSVPSCSEIGVLGVLPGIIGSMQANEVLKIILDLGDVLNGKLLMYNCLTTQFSFFTINRVAVEVSKVLHSANRFETNDYDLFCGVKQISEITAKEAFLVKNAQFIDVREPHEQPKIESLNPIYIPLGILEQELDIISKEKETIVFCQSGIRSKKALEILLQNGFKNVSHIEGGAIALYEIIPDLIGLKK; encoded by the coding sequence ATGAATTCTATTCATTCCAGATATCATAGACAAATCATTTTGCCCGAAATCGGCACTGCTGGTCAGGAAAAACTAAACACTTCTAAAGTATTAGTTATTGGAGCAGGTGGACTAGGTTGCCCTGTATTACAATATCTTACTGCTGCTGGTGTAGGTACAATTGGTATTGTTGATTATGATACCGTAGATATCTCCAACTTACATCGCCAGATTTTGTATGGCACTAGTTCTCTGGGAACAAATAAGGCTGTAGCAGCAAAACAGCGTCTTACAGACCTTAACTCTACACTAACTATTAATACATATACAGAAAAACTAACTCCCAAAAATGCCATATCTCTTTTTTCTGAATATGATATTATCGTTGATGGAACCGACAATTTCTCTACCCGATATCTAGTTAATGATGCCTGTATTATCACAGGTAAACCTTTGGTATATGGTGCTATTTTTAAATATGAAGGGCAAGTATCTGTATTTAATTATCAAAACGGTCCTTCTTATCGATGCTTATTCCCCGAGCCTCCAAAAGCAGGAAGTGTTCCTTCTTGTTCAGAGATAGGTGTTCTGGGAGTATTACCAGGTATTATTGGGAGTATGCAAGCCAACGAGGTTCTTAAAATCATTCTAGATCTGGGTGATGTACTTAACGGAAAATTATTAATGTACAATTGCCTAACGACACAATTCTCATTTTTCACCATTAATCGAGTTGCGGTAGAAGTATCCAAAGTACTCCATTCTGCAAATCGTTTCGAAACTAATGATTATGACCTTTTTTGTGGTGTGAAGCAAATTTCAGAAATCACTGCCAAAGAAGCTTTTTTAGTAAAAAACGCACAATTTATAGATGTTCGTGAGCCTCATGAACAACCAAAAATTGAAAGTTTGAACCCTATTTATATCCCACTAGGTATTCTCGAACAAGAATTAGATATCATTTCTAAAGAAAAAGAAACGATAGTCTTTTGTCAATCTGGTATTCGAAGCAAAAAAGCTTTAGAGATTTTACTTCAGAATGGATTCAAAAATGTATCTCATATAGAAGGAGGGGCTATAGCTTTATATGAAATTATTCCAGATCTAATAGGTCTAAAAAAATAA
- the moaA gene encoding GTP 3',8-cyclase MoaA gives MTKSNLLTDTFGRKHNYLRISLTERCNLRCTYCMPADGIQLSPKDHLMTYEEIYTIAKEFVSMGVTKIRLTGGEPLIRKDAALIIEKLSSLPVQLTLTTNGVIVDKFIDHFKKCGIKTLNVSLDSLDTQKNKEITRRSYFEKVYQNIILLVKEGFQVKVNCVLMKDFNDNEVIDFINLSKNLPVHVRFIEFMPFDGNQWNMNKLVSLQEVLSKVHSNFKEDEVIKLKDAPNDTTKSYQIKGYQGTFAIISSVTNPFCDGCNRIRLTANGQIKNCLFSSKESDLLTSLRAGKPITPIIQKAVQTKFKVRNGMDTLDKFSRSDMHTNNRSMIAIGG, from the coding sequence ATGACTAAATCAAACCTACTTACCGATACCTTTGGCAGAAAACACAATTACTTGCGTATTTCACTCACAGAGCGATGTAATCTTCGATGTACTTACTGTATGCCAGCAGATGGTATTCAATTATCTCCCAAAGATCACCTTATGACCTATGAGGAGATTTATACTATCGCCAAAGAATTTGTAAGTATGGGAGTTACCAAAATTCGATTAACAGGAGGAGAACCTTTGATACGCAAAGATGCGGCTCTTATTATAGAAAAACTCTCCTCACTTCCTGTTCAATTAACATTAACCACCAATGGTGTGATTGTAGATAAATTCATAGATCACTTCAAAAAATGTGGTATTAAAACCCTTAATGTTAGCCTGGATTCTCTGGATACCCAAAAAAATAAAGAAATTACCCGTAGATCATACTTCGAAAAAGTATATCAGAATATCATTTTATTGGTTAAAGAAGGTTTTCAAGTAAAAGTGAATTGTGTTTTGATGAAAGATTTTAATGATAATGAAGTCATTGATTTTATTAATTTGAGTAAAAACCTACCCGTACATGTTCGATTTATTGAGTTTATGCCCTTTGATGGAAATCAATGGAATATGAATAAACTGGTTTCTTTACAGGAGGTTCTCTCTAAAGTACATTCTAATTTTAAAGAGGATGAGGTTATAAAACTCAAAGACGCTCCTAATGACACTACAAAAAGCTATCAAATAAAAGGGTATCAAGGCACTTTTGCTATCATAAGCTCTGTGACTAATCCATTTTGTGATGGATGCAACAGAATACGTCTAACTGCAAACGGGCAGATTAAGAACTGTTTATTCTCTTCAAAAGAATCAGATCTTTTGACCAGCCTAAGAGCGGGAAAACCAATAACTCCTATCATTCAAAAAGCAGTACAAACAAAATTTAAAGTACGTAACGGGATGGATACACTGGATAAATTTAGCCGATCAGATATGCATACAAATAATCGTAGTATGATTGCTATTGGAGGCTAA
- a CDS encoding winged helix-turn-helix domain-containing protein, translating to MDYIIKSRIWIESEHGVFLGEGRVKLLKAIAQTGSLSKAASALEMSYKKAWNLLDSMNKSTKEPLVITSTGGKGGGGANLTPYGEKVIETFENINQKCWEFLDKELKQISL from the coding sequence ATGGATTACATAATAAAGAGTAGAATTTGGATAGAATCTGAGCATGGTGTTTTTCTGGGTGAGGGAAGAGTAAAATTATTAAAAGCAATCGCACAAACAGGCTCATTAAGCAAAGCAGCCAGTGCTTTAGAAATGTCATATAAAAAGGCTTGGAACTTATTAGATAGTATGAACAAATCTACCAAAGAACCTCTGGTAATTACTTCTACCGGTGGTAAAGGTGGCGGTGGTGCTAATCTTACTCCATATGGTGAGAAAGTAATAGAAACCTTTGAGAACATTAATCAAAAATGCTGGGAATTTTTGGATAAAGAACTAAAACAAATCTCGCTATAA